The Deltaproteobacteria bacterium genome includes a window with the following:
- the larA gene encoding nickel-dependent lactate racemase — translation MSYYLNYEGGKLEFSLPPAWNVLTCQDCSATPVVDDVEKEIGRALDNPIGSLRVEELAKPGMDVVVLFDDVQRTTPAYLVFPPILDRLNRAGIPDERISGVCALGTHPALSPEQLEKKVGKEVIRRLQGRVFNHDPRSDDNILVGRTNRGTTVELNKLVAQADLILGIGECMPHPYSGFGGGCKIIMPGVSSYRAVAEHHYTWMRHRNSKLNLLQGNPFYEDLAEVGRMSRLAFKLDFIMNEKHQVIRAFAGDPVEEHRKASEYAASLYMISLPKRPDVVITSAAPLEIGVNAMKALLNASFAVRTGGTIIWVASQKNAGPIMPLVEQMATKETANEYHRRLLRGDIPDHLKNFGISFIMMVVIFKELSEKFTVIHVPEALTKEQVDMMNFTYASSLDEAVSATFAKMPTADVAIFPSGGASIPDIA, via the coding sequence ATGAGCTATTATCTGAATTATGAAGGGGGAAAACTGGAATTTTCCCTGCCGCCGGCCTGGAATGTACTCACCTGCCAGGATTGTTCAGCAACACCGGTAGTGGATGATGTTGAAAAGGAGATCGGCCGTGCCCTTGATAACCCGATAGGGTCTTTGCGTGTCGAAGAACTCGCCAAGCCGGGGATGGATGTGGTGGTGCTCTTCGATGATGTTCAGCGAACCACGCCTGCCTACCTCGTCTTCCCGCCCATTCTCGACCGTCTCAACAGGGCCGGTATCCCCGACGAACGGATAAGCGGCGTCTGTGCCTTAGGCACCCACCCGGCGCTTTCCCCGGAACAGTTGGAGAAAAAGGTGGGTAAAGAGGTTATCCGGCGTCTCCAGGGCCGTGTTTTCAACCATGATCCCCGTTCCGACGATAATATCCTCGTGGGCAGGACCAACAGGGGAACCACTGTCGAGTTAAACAAGCTTGTAGCCCAGGCTGATCTGATCCTCGGAATCGGGGAGTGCATGCCCCACCCCTATTCCGGATTCGGTGGGGGATGCAAGATCATCATGCCCGGAGTCTCGTCCTACCGGGCGGTGGCCGAACATCATTATACGTGGATGCGCCACAGAAACAGCAAGTTGAACCTCCTCCAGGGAAACCCCTTTTACGAGGACCTTGCGGAAGTGGGCCGTATGAGTAGGCTCGCCTTTAAGCTCGATTTCATTATGAACGAAAAGCATCAGGTCATTCGGGCCTTTGCCGGAGACCCCGTTGAAGAACATCGAAAGGCATCGGAATACGCTGCCTCCCTCTACATGATCTCTTTACCTAAGCGTCCCGACGTGGTGATTACGTCTGCTGCGCCGCTGGAAATCGGCGTGAACGCCATGAAAGCGCTCCTGAATGCCAGCTTTGCAGTGCGGACGGGAGGTACCATCATCTGGGTTGCCTCCCAGAAGAATGCAGGGCCCATCATGCCCCTCGTGGAGCAGATGGCCACCAAGGAGACTGCAAACGAGTATCATCGCAGGCTGCTTCGGGGCGACATACCGGATCATCTCAAGAACTTTGGTATCTCCTTTATCATGATGGTGGTTATTTTCAAGGAATTGTCCGAAAAGTTTACCGTCATCCACGTACCTGAGGCCCTGACGAAAGAACAAGTGGATATGATGAATTTCACCTATGCTTCGAGCCTCGATGAAGCAGTTTCAGCAACCTTTGCGAAAATGCCTACGGCCGATGTGGCGATTTTTCCGTCGGGGGGCGCGAGTATTCCTGACATCGCATAA